The following are encoded in a window of Corynebacterium marinum DSM 44953 genomic DNA:
- a CDS encoding biotin/lipoyl-containing protein: MDICAPFAGIVRYHVATGDTVATGDALATVEAVKLEAPVLAPGPGTVGSLARGDYSDVVGGELLMEVSE, encoded by the coding sequence ATGGATATCTGCGCCCCCTTCGCCGGCATCGTGCGCTACCACGTAGCCACCGGCGACACCGTCGCCACCGGCGACGCCCTGGCCACCGTGGAGGCAGTCAAACTCGAGGCACCGGTCCTCGCGCCGGGCCCCGGCACCGTCGGTTCCCTCGCCCGCGGGGATTACTCGGACGTCGTCGGCGGCGAGTTGCTCATGGAGGTCTCCGAATGA
- the rsmD gene encoding 16S rRNA (guanine(966)-N(2))-methyltransferase RsmD → MTRIISGEARGRRLKVPPAGTRPTSDRAREGLFSSLQVRFGFGDARVLDLFAGSGALGLEAASRGAAEVVLVESDHAAVEVIRHNAGVVKHPAVRIEEMKASTYLANAPRDYFDMVLADPPYELADESVREMLEALEPALVDGAAVVVERHVSSPETDWPAGFEPTTQKLKKRTYGIARMDMAVYRKDTQ, encoded by the coding sequence ATGACCCGCATCATCTCCGGGGAGGCCCGAGGCCGCAGGCTCAAGGTCCCGCCCGCCGGCACCCGCCCCACCTCCGACCGTGCTCGGGAAGGCCTCTTCTCCTCCCTGCAGGTGCGCTTCGGCTTCGGGGACGCACGCGTGCTGGACCTCTTCGCCGGCTCCGGCGCCCTCGGCCTCGAGGCCGCTTCGCGGGGCGCGGCCGAGGTCGTCCTCGTGGAGAGTGACCACGCTGCGGTGGAGGTCATCCGGCACAACGCGGGCGTCGTGAAGCATCCGGCGGTGCGGATCGAGGAGATGAAGGCGTCGACCTACCTCGCCAACGCGCCGCGCGACTACTTCGACATGGTGCTGGCGGACCCGCCCTACGAGCTCGCCGACGAATCCGTCCGCGAGATGCTCGAGGCGCTGGAACCCGCGCTTGTCGACGGCGCGGCTGTCGTCGTCGAGCGCCACGTCTCCTCGCCGGAGACCGACTGGCCCGCCGGATTCGAGCCCACCACCCAGAAACTGAAGAAGCGCACCTACGGCATCGCACGCATGGACATGGCCGTCTACCGAAAGGACACCCAGTGA
- the coaD gene encoding pantetheine-phosphate adenylyltransferase — translation MKAVCPGSFDPVTMGHLDIYRRAAAHFDEVVVLVTGNPSKKSGLFTIDERMELIREVTSDVPNLRVDWWGGLLVDYTTEHGIHALVKGLRTALDYEYELPMAQMNRRLTGIDTFFLLTDEKYGYISSSLLKEVAKYGGDVHGLLPDAVVDAVKEKYRTIDG, via the coding sequence GTGAAAGCCGTCTGCCCCGGTTCCTTCGACCCGGTGACCATGGGCCACCTGGACATCTACCGCCGCGCCGCCGCCCACTTCGACGAGGTCGTCGTGCTGGTGACCGGTAACCCCAGCAAGAAGTCCGGCCTGTTCACCATCGACGAGCGGATGGAGCTCATCCGCGAAGTGACCAGCGACGTGCCCAACCTCCGCGTCGACTGGTGGGGCGGCCTGCTCGTCGACTACACCACCGAGCACGGCATCCATGCGCTGGTCAAGGGGCTGCGCACCGCGCTCGACTACGAGTACGAGCTACCGATGGCGCAGATGAACCGGCGACTGACCGGCATCGACACCTTCTTCCTGCTCACCGACGAGAAATACGGCTACATCTCCTCCTCACTGCTCAAGGAAGTGGCCAAGTACGGCGGGGACGTGCACGGCCTGCTGCCCGATGCGGTCGTCGACGCGGTCAAGGAGAAGTACCGCACGATAGACGGGTAG
- a CDS encoding sulfite exporter TauE/SafE family protein — protein MQRISGMGLGLIAGPVLAVTMGPVEGILVVNVLAFFNAAATTATVREYVDWRKFAVIASVLVVGAVPAALLVREVSGSLLQALVGSLLLIALAVTTFGKKYIPRAEGTVPAVVAGIAGGFMNTLAGIAGPAITVYAQASRWPQQSFAATLQPIFMVAGALSFITKILSGAGSLTDTDWLIWPVGLLGMALGLWVGVRLSEKVSRPRARNIALVLASAGGVTALVRGVSGLL, from the coding sequence ATGCAGCGGATCTCCGGCATGGGCCTGGGCCTGATCGCCGGCCCGGTGCTCGCCGTGACGATGGGTCCGGTCGAGGGCATCCTCGTGGTCAACGTGCTGGCGTTCTTCAACGCAGCTGCCACGACCGCCACCGTCCGCGAGTACGTCGACTGGCGCAAGTTCGCCGTCATCGCCTCGGTCCTCGTCGTCGGCGCCGTGCCGGCCGCCCTCCTGGTGCGCGAGGTCTCCGGCTCCCTCCTCCAGGCCTTGGTGGGCAGCCTGCTCCTCATCGCCCTGGCGGTGACCACCTTCGGCAAGAAGTACATCCCCCGCGCCGAGGGCACCGTCCCGGCGGTCGTCGCCGGCATCGCGGGCGGCTTCATGAACACCCTCGCCGGCATCGCCGGACCGGCGATCACCGTGTACGCGCAGGCGTCCCGCTGGCCGCAGCAGTCCTTCGCCGCCACACTCCAGCCGATCTTCATGGTGGCCGGCGCGCTCTCCTTCATCACCAAGATCCTTTCGGGCGCCGGGTCACTCACCGACACCGACTGGCTCATCTGGCCCGTCGGCCTCCTGGGCATGGCCCTCGGCCTGTGGGTCGGTGTCCGGCTCAGTGAGAAGGTCAGCCGACCACGGGCACGCAACATCGCCCTCGTCCTCGCCTCCGCCGGCGGCGTCACCGCCCTCGTCCGCGGTGTCTCGGGTCTGCTCTAA